One part of the Acetoanaerobium sticklandii genome encodes these proteins:
- a CDS encoding NADPH-dependent oxidoreductase, which yields MTHVYDVLTEHRSIRKYKQEPVDEKHLEMILRAAQAAPSSVNGQQWSIILVKDQEKKDKLASLTGDQSWVAEAPVFLVFVADYNRAKLAAKKNDNELKITESVESIMVASVDVGLAAGNAIAVAESLGYGIVPIGGVRREPEEVIELLELPQYVYPIVGLCIGIPESKEEKKPRLPLQAVVHNEAYNKDQMIDIDVYDDIIHNYLLERSAGKKDTNWSKQLSDLYSRVYYPKVYPSLKKQGFDNDK from the coding sequence ATGACTCATGTGTATGACGTGCTAACTGAACATCGCTCAATAAGGAAATACAAGCAAGAACCTGTAGATGAAAAACATCTTGAGATGATTTTAAGAGCGGCTCAAGCAGCTCCTTCATCTGTAAATGGTCAGCAGTGGAGTATTATTTTAGTAAAGGACCAAGAAAAAAAGGATAAATTAGCCTCGCTTACAGGAGACCAAAGCTGGGTAGCAGAAGCACCTGTGTTTTTAGTTTTTGTGGCTGATTACAATAGGGCTAAATTGGCAGCGAAGAAAAATGATAATGAATTGAAAATCACAGAGTCAGTTGAATCCATTATGGTAGCCTCTGTAGACGTAGGACTAGCCGCAGGAAATGCAATAGCGGTAGCGGAGTCTCTAGGATATGGAATAGTTCCTATAGGAGGAGTAAGAAGAGAGCCTGAAGAAGTCATAGAATTACTTGAGCTTCCTCAGTATGTTTATCCTATAGTGGGACTGTGCATAGGAATTCCAGAAAGCAAAGAAGAAAAGAAGCCTAGACTTCCTCTTCAAGCAGTGGTTCACAACGAAGCCTATAATAAAGACCAGATGATAGACATTGATGTATATGACGATATAATCCATAATTATTTGCTTGAACGCTCAGCAGGAAAAAAAGATACCAACTGGAGTAAACAGCTATCGGATTTATATAGCAGAGTTTATTACCCTAAAGTATATCCTTCACTTAAAAAGCAAGGATTTGATAATGACAAATAA
- a CDS encoding DUF362 domain-containing protein: MAYVINDSCISCGACEPECPVNAITAGDDKYVIDAATCIDCGACAGVCPVDAPQPE, from the coding sequence ATGGCATACGTAATAAATGATTCTTGTATCAGCTGTGGAGCTTGCGAGCCAGAGTGCCCAGTAAACGCAATTACTGCAGGAGATGACAAATATGTTATCGATGCAGCTACATGTATCGACTGTGGAGCATGCGCAGGTGTTTGTCCAGTTGACGCTCCTCAACCAGAGTAA
- the gdhA gene encoding NADP-specific glutamate dehydrogenase, whose translation MKQYINGVFEKVKARNAHEPEFLQAVEEVFVSLEPVLAKRPEWVKANILERIVEPERQIMFRVPWVDDNGAIQVNRGYRVQFNGAIGPYKGGIRFHHTVYIGIIKFLGFEQIFKNSLTGLPIGGGKGGADFDPRGKSDAEIMRFCQSFMTELYRHIGPDVDVPAGDIGVGGREVGYMYGQYRRIRGAFENGVLTGKGMSYGGSLIRPEATGFGVTYFANEMLKHEGMNFEGKTVSVSGFGNVAWGACIKVRDLGGKVVTLSGPDGYIYDADGITTDEKINFMVEMRNSGRDKVQDYADKFGVEFFPGEKPWGRKVDIVMPCATQNDIHLEHAKLIVDNGIKFLVEAANMPTTNEALTFLQEKGVLIGPAKAANAGGVATSALEMSQNSMRYNWTAEEVDAKLHQIMINIHDNAAKAAEEFGFGYNLVAGANIAGFVKVADAMCAQGDY comes from the coding sequence ATGAAACAGTATATTAATGGTGTTTTCGAAAAGGTTAAAGCTAGAAACGCGCATGAACCTGAATTCCTACAAGCAGTAGAAGAGGTTTTTGTTTCTCTTGAGCCAGTACTTGCAAAAAGACCTGAGTGGGTTAAAGCTAACATTCTTGAAAGAATTGTTGAGCCTGAAAGACAAATCATGTTCAGAGTACCTTGGGTAGATGACAATGGAGCTATTCAAGTTAACAGAGGTTATAGAGTACAATTTAACGGAGCTATCGGACCTTACAAAGGTGGAATCCGTTTCCATCACACTGTTTACATAGGAATCATTAAATTCCTTGGTTTCGAGCAAATCTTCAAGAACTCACTTACTGGACTTCCAATAGGTGGAGGAAAAGGTGGAGCTGACTTCGATCCAAGAGGAAAATCAGATGCTGAAATTATGCGTTTCTGCCAAAGCTTCATGACTGAGCTATACAGACACATCGGACCAGATGTAGACGTTCCAGCTGGAGACATCGGAGTTGGTGGAAGAGAAGTTGGATATATGTACGGACAATACAGAAGAATCCGTGGAGCTTTCGAAAACGGCGTTCTTACTGGAAAAGGTATGTCTTATGGTGGTTCTCTAATCAGACCAGAAGCTACAGGGTTTGGAGTTACTTACTTCGCTAACGAAATGTTAAAGCATGAAGGAATGAATTTCGAAGGTAAAACTGTTTCTGTTTCAGGTTTCGGAAACGTTGCTTGGGGAGCATGTATCAAAGTTAGAGATCTAGGCGGAAAAGTTGTTACTCTTTCTGGTCCAGATGGATATATATATGATGCAGATGGTATTACTACTGATGAGAAAATCAATTTCATGGTAGAAATGAGAAACTCTGGTAGAGATAAAGTTCAAGATTATGCTGACAAGTTTGGTGTTGAGTTCTTCCCTGGCGAAAAACCATGGGGCAGAAAAGTTGATATCGTTATGCCTTGTGCAACTCAAAATGATATTCACTTAGAGCATGCTAAACTAATCGTTGACAACGGAATCAAATTCCTAGTTGAGGCTGCTAACATGCCTACTACTAATGAGGCTCTTACTTTCCTACAAGAAAAAGGAGTTCTTATCGGACCTGCTAAAGCGGCTAACGCTGGTGGAGTTGCTACTTCAGCTCTAGAAATGTCTCAAAACTCAATGAGATACAACTGGACTGCAGAAGAAGTTGACGCTAAATTACATCAAATCATGATCAACATCCATGACAACGCAGCTAAAGCAGCTGAAGAGTTTGGATTCGGATATAACCTTGTTGCTGGAGCTAACATCGCTGGTTTTGTTAAAGTAGCAGATGCTATGTGTGCACAAGGAGATTATTAA
- a CDS encoding FAD-dependent oxidoreductase, which produces MSERNENMPHIRVNIDGREIKTYPGHTILEVAKQNQIEIPTLCHDEKIKNYGSCGICVVEVEGNPRLVRSCSTEIADGMVIRTSTPRIVESRTTTLELLLSDHTGDCKAPCTHGCPGHVDVQGYVGLIANKQYEEAIKLIKKELPLPASIGRVCPHPCQTACRRGIVDDSVSIAWLKYFAADIDLAKDEPFMPEIKPDTGKSIAIIGGGPSGLSAAYYLRSQGHSVTIYEAMPEFGGMLKYGIPLYRLPKEVLLSEIDIIRNMGVELKPNVRIGKDVSLSYLREKYDAVYVGIGAWTSTKLDCPGQDLDGVIGGIKFLTNFAINTPIKTGDRIAVIGGGNTAMDAARTSIRLGAKEVYVIYRRTKEDMPAVDVEIVEAEEEGITFKFLLNPIEFIGDENGRVKQIRLQKMEVVGGGADGRKKVVPVEGEEEILDVDSVIMSIGQRLKGDGFEELELNKGGNIVSDPETFMTNLEGVFAGGDATNKGAAIAIQAIADGKYAARVMDSYLKGNLIPHKEPFFVKRDDITADSFPEVVRQGRTHMGHEAPELRRNNFEEVVHGFTEQEAITEATRCLECGCHDYFECDLIRHSQEYDVKPERFAGEMHKRLDEDNHPFIKRDPNKCILCGQCVRICDEVMDNTALGLVSRGFDTIVKPALEKNLRETDCISCGQCISVCPTGALMERVPVHKPVPVRTTHTNSACSACSVGCNLDLESRGSLLLRSLPTREESVNNGLLCSKGRFGFASYLGEGRITKPLIRQNGELVETTFEEAILYVARRAQSISLLYGANSMGLSISGRYTNEEIFMAKKFAKEILGTEQIFSFGAKRSGLKDSLSYDASPNLIEELSNTNFIMAIGGDFERDYTIAALKIKEAVGKGAHLIHVNNAKNKLDDWAQKSIITDSSFEMLKQIAKYLADNSQNAINAQGMEELKAYLDKVVVSDEAAEIASMYLKAKKAMIVYDSVHVTADAERLISAIVMLSGHIGSAREGFIKLRPYANSQGLVDMGISIDSEAKLALVKDNSIKGLMVFGENISPEEISAVEFLMVHDTHMTDLAKIADVVIPAAVMVESDGTITSAERRIQRVSAAIKPATGLSNWEVLKRLMNTYSTNCKYASVDEITRDLSLEISGYHGLLENLDKPVFWPINESPQLYSRAMLEAQAKYSLPQSEILYAENVETNYHRTLFNDFLANKNL; this is translated from the coding sequence ATGAGCGAAAGGAATGAGAATATGCCTCATATCAGAGTTAATATAGATGGGAGAGAAATAAAAACCTATCCTGGGCACACAATTCTAGAGGTTGCTAAGCAAAATCAAATAGAAATCCCTACATTGTGCCACGATGAAAAAATTAAAAACTATGGTTCCTGTGGAATCTGTGTAGTAGAAGTTGAAGGAAATCCTAGACTTGTTCGTTCATGCTCAACTGAAATAGCAGATGGCATGGTAATTAGAACTAGTACTCCTAGAATAGTAGAAAGTAGAACTACTACTTTAGAGCTTTTACTTTCAGACCATACTGGAGACTGTAAAGCTCCATGTACTCATGGATGTCCTGGACATGTTGACGTACAAGGTTATGTTGGGCTTATCGCAAACAAGCAGTATGAAGAAGCAATCAAGCTCATAAAAAAAGAGCTGCCACTTCCTGCAAGTATAGGAAGAGTTTGTCCTCATCCATGCCAGACAGCATGCAGAAGAGGCATAGTAGATGACTCTGTATCTATAGCTTGGCTAAAATATTTTGCGGCTGATATAGATTTGGCTAAAGATGAGCCATTTATGCCTGAGATAAAACCAGATACAGGTAAGTCTATCGCTATAATAGGCGGGGGACCAAGTGGTCTATCTGCTGCTTACTATCTTAGATCTCAAGGCCACAGCGTAACTATTTACGAAGCAATGCCTGAGTTTGGAGGTATGCTAAAATACGGTATCCCTCTATATCGTCTTCCAAAAGAAGTGCTATTATCAGAGATAGATATCATAAGAAACATGGGAGTAGAGCTTAAGCCTAATGTTCGTATAGGCAAAGATGTATCTCTTTCTTACTTAAGAGAAAAATATGATGCAGTTTATGTAGGTATAGGTGCATGGACAAGTACAAAGCTGGATTGTCCAGGTCAGGATTTAGATGGAGTTATAGGAGGAATTAAATTCCTTACTAACTTCGCAATAAACACACCTATCAAAACAGGAGATAGAATTGCAGTTATTGGCGGCGGAAATACAGCTATGGATGCTGCAAGAACTTCAATAAGACTAGGTGCTAAAGAAGTTTATGTAATATATAGAAGAACTAAAGAGGATATGCCTGCAGTTGACGTTGAGATAGTAGAAGCTGAAGAAGAGGGTATCACATTCAAATTCCTTCTTAACCCAATAGAGTTCATCGGAGATGAAAATGGCAGAGTGAAGCAAATCAGACTTCAAAAGATGGAAGTAGTTGGAGGAGGAGCAGACGGACGTAAGAAAGTCGTTCCTGTAGAAGGCGAAGAAGAAATCCTAGATGTAGATTCAGTAATCATGTCCATAGGTCAAAGATTAAAAGGCGACGGCTTTGAAGAGCTAGAGCTTAATAAAGGTGGAAATATAGTAAGCGACCCTGAAACCTTCATGACTAACCTAGAGGGAGTATTTGCAGGTGGAGATGCTACTAATAAAGGAGCAGCTATTGCTATTCAGGCTATAGCTGATGGAAAATACGCAGCTAGAGTAATGGATTCATACTTAAAAGGAAACCTTATTCCTCACAAAGAACCGTTCTTTGTAAAAAGAGATGATATAACAGCTGACAGCTTCCCAGAGGTAGTAAGACAAGGCAGAACTCATATGGGACACGAGGCTCCTGAGCTTAGAAGAAACAACTTTGAAGAAGTGGTGCATGGCTTTACTGAGCAAGAAGCTATAACTGAGGCTACTAGATGTCTAGAGTGCGGATGCCACGATTACTTTGAATGTGATTTAATCCGTCATTCTCAGGAATACGATGTTAAGCCTGAAAGATTTGCGGGAGAAATGCACAAGCGTTTGGATGAAGACAACCATCCATTTATCAAGCGTGACCCTAATAAATGTATCCTTTGCGGACAATGTGTTCGTATTTGTGATGAGGTAATGGATAACACAGCTCTTGGACTAGTAAGCAGAGGCTTTGACACTATAGTTAAGCCAGCTCTTGAAAAGAACTTAAGAGAAACTGATTGTATCTCTTGTGGACAGTGTATCAGCGTTTGTCCTACTGGTGCTCTAATGGAAAGAGTTCCTGTACACAAGCCAGTTCCTGTTAGAACAACTCATACAAATTCAGCGTGCTCAGCGTGCTCAGTAGGCTGTAACCTAGATTTAGAAAGTAGAGGAAGCTTACTTCTTAGATCTCTTCCTACTAGAGAAGAAAGTGTAAACAACGGACTGCTTTGTTCAAAAGGTCGTTTTGGATTTGCTTCTTATCTAGGCGAAGGAAGAATTACTAAGCCACTTATAAGACAAAATGGTGAATTGGTAGAAACTACTTTCGAAGAAGCTATACTTTATGTAGCTAGAAGAGCTCAAAGTATATCACTACTATATGGAGCTAACTCTATGGGACTTAGCATCAGTGGAAGATATACAAATGAAGAAATTTTCATGGCTAAGAAATTCGCAAAAGAAATACTTGGAACTGAGCAGATATTCTCTTTTGGAGCTAAAAGAAGTGGCTTAAAAGACAGCCTGTCATATGATGCATCTCCAAATCTAATAGAAGAGCTATCTAATACTAACTTTATCATGGCTATAGGTGGAGATTTCGAAAGAGATTACACCATAGCAGCACTTAAGATTAAAGAAGCAGTAGGTAAAGGCGCTCACTTAATTCATGTAAATAATGCTAAAAATAAACTGGATGATTGGGCTCAAAAGAGTATAATCACTGACAGTAGCTTTGAAATGTTAAAGCAAATTGCTAAGTACCTAGCTGATAACAGCCAAAATGCTATAAATGCACAGGGAATGGAAGAGCTAAAAGCATATCTTGATAAGGTAGTTGTATCAGATGAGGCTGCTGAGATAGCTTCTATGTACCTAAAAGCTAAGAAAGCTATGATAGTATATGACAGTGTTCATGTTACAGCTGATGCAGAAAGATTGATTTCTGCAATAGTAATGCTATCTGGACACATTGGTTCTGCAAGAGAAGGCTTTATAAAGCTTAGACCATACGCAAACAGCCAAGGTCTTGTGGATATGGGTATTAGTATTGACAGCGAAGCAAAGCTTGCACTTGTTAAAGACAATTCAATAAAAGGGCTTATGGTATTTGGGGAAAATATCAGTCCTGAAGAAATTTCAGCAGTAGAGTTCCTTATGGTTCATGATACTCATATGACTGATCTAGCTAAAATAGCTGATGTGGTAATCCCTGCGGCTGTTATGGTGGAATCTGATGGAACTATAACTTCTGCAGAAAGAAGAATCCAAAGAGTATCAGCTGCTATAAAACCAGCAACTGGTTTATCAAACTGGGAAGTTCTAAAGAGACTTATGAATACCTATAGCACAAACTGCAAGTATGCTAGTGTAGATGAAATTACAAGAGATTTAAGTCTTGAAATTTCAGGATATCATGGATTACTAGAAAATCTTGATAAACCTGTATTCTGGCCTATCAACGAATCACCTCAGCTATACAGTAGAGCGATGCTTGAAGCACAAGCTAAATACAGCTTGCCTCAATCAGAAATACTTTATGCTGAAAATGTAGAAACAAATTATCATAGAACTTTGTTTAACGATTTTTTAGCTAATAAAAACCTATAA
- a CDS encoding NADH-quinone oxidoreductase subunit NuoF encodes MKVLVGAGSCGFAAGAHKVMDELEQIKDIQFEYEITGCIGMCHLEPIMEIHDNGEMYRFVKVMPEDVRPILEDYKNFADKMISEIDSEGLEKQPRVVLRNCGVINPESIDDYINIGGYEAIKNCYESKSQDAVIDEIKKSGLRGRGGAGFPTWFKWDAAKKSAGQKKYVVCNADEGDPGAFMDRSVLEGDPHNLIEGMMICGFAIGADEGIVYVRAEYPLAILRLQKAIEDATERGFLGENIFGIPGRNFSLRIKAGAGAFVCGEETALIASLEGERGMPRLKPPFPAQKGYWQLPTNINNVETFANVPWIIKNGGEAFAKYGIETSRGTKVFALTGKVKKGGLVEVPMGISLKEIIYGVGGGIVGDRPFKAVQLGGPSGGCVPAELIDTKVDYESITKTGAIVGSGGMVVMDDTTCMVDMARFFLDFTCKESCGKCTYCRLGTKRMLEILERITAGEGREGDIELLEELSYKVKDGSLCGLGQTAPNPVLTTIKYFRNEYEDHIYNKTCTAKQCSALIKYVIDPEKCVGCTVCAKACPVSCISGERKEPHLINQDACIKCGQCYQKCKFDAISVN; translated from the coding sequence ATGAAGGTTCTTGTTGGTGCAGGGAGCTGTGGTTTTGCAGCAGGAGCTCACAAAGTAATGGATGAGCTAGAGCAAATCAAAGACATACAGTTCGAATATGAAATCACTGGATGTATAGGTATGTGTCACCTAGAGCCAATCATGGAGATTCATGACAATGGCGAGATGTACAGATTTGTAAAGGTGATGCCTGAAGATGTACGCCCTATATTAGAAGACTATAAAAATTTTGCTGATAAGATGATCAGTGAAATAGATTCTGAAGGATTAGAAAAGCAGCCGAGAGTAGTGCTTAGAAACTGCGGAGTTATTAATCCAGAATCCATCGACGATTACATAAACATCGGTGGGTATGAAGCTATAAAAAATTGCTACGAATCTAAATCTCAAGATGCAGTAATAGATGAAATAAAAAAATCAGGACTTAGAGGCCGTGGAGGAGCAGGGTTTCCTACGTGGTTTAAATGGGATGCGGCTAAAAAATCAGCTGGACAAAAGAAATACGTAGTTTGTAATGCCGATGAAGGAGATCCAGGAGCATTTATGGACCGCTCTGTACTTGAGGGAGATCCACATAACCTAATAGAGGGTATGATGATTTGCGGATTTGCGATAGGAGCGGATGAAGGCATTGTTTACGTGCGTGCAGAATATCCTTTAGCAATTCTAAGACTTCAAAAAGCCATAGAGGATGCAACTGAAAGAGGCTTTTTAGGAGAAAATATCTTTGGAATACCTGGAAGAAACTTCAGTCTAAGAATAAAAGCAGGTGCAGGAGCTTTCGTATGTGGTGAGGAAACAGCTCTTATTGCATCACTTGAGGGCGAAAGAGGAATGCCTAGACTTAAGCCGCCATTCCCAGCTCAAAAGGGTTACTGGCAGCTACCTACAAATATAAACAACGTTGAGACTTTTGCTAACGTACCTTGGATTATTAAAAACGGTGGGGAAGCGTTTGCAAAGTATGGAATAGAAACAAGTAGAGGAACAAAGGTATTTGCTCTTACTGGTAAGGTTAAAAAAGGTGGACTTGTTGAGGTTCCTATGGGAATATCTCTAAAAGAGATTATCTATGGAGTAGGTGGAGGAATCGTAGGAGACAGACCATTTAAAGCAGTACAGCTAGGGGGACCATCTGGTGGATGTGTGCCTGCAGAGCTTATAGACACAAAAGTAGATTATGAATCAATTACTAAAACTGGAGCTATAGTAGGTTCTGGTGGAATGGTTGTAATGGATGATACTACTTGTATGGTTGATATGGCTAGATTTTTCCTTGATTTTACTTGCAAAGAATCTTGCGGTAAATGTACTTACTGCAGACTCGGAACAAAGCGTATGCTTGAGATTCTTGAGAGAATCACAGCAGGTGAAGGTAGAGAAGGCGATATAGAGCTACTTGAAGAACTGAGCTACAAGGTTAAGGACGGTTCTTTATGCGGACTCGGACAAACAGCACCAAATCCAGTTCTTACAACTATCAAATACTTTAGAAATGAATATGAAGACCATATATATAATAAAACATGTACAGCAAAACAGTGCAGTGCATTAATCAAATATGTGATTGATCCTGAAAAATGCGTAGGGTGTACAGTGTGTGCTAAAGCCTGTCCTGTATCTTGTATTTCTGGTGAAAGAAAAGAGCCTCATCTAATCAATCAAGATGCTTGTATTAAGTGTGGACAGTGTTACCAAAAATGTAAATTTGACGCAATCAGCGTTAACTAA